One Xiphophorus maculatus strain JP 163 A chromosome 10, X_maculatus-5.0-male, whole genome shotgun sequence genomic region harbors:
- the LOC102231366 gene encoding potassium voltage-gated channel subfamily H member 4-like isoform X1, with product MPVMKGLLAPQNTFLDAIATRFDGTHSNFLLGNAQGHCGYPIVYCSDGFCELTGFTRTEVMQKNCTCRFLHGADTCEHVAQQIEKALEGREEYQTEVHFYKKNGVAFWCLLDIVPIKNEKGEMVLFLFSFKDITDSYGKGHHSSKRGEDNRYRRKSSSHFREARKHGRTMLYQLTSRFSRGGKRDVNLSGTMVDKPSVPEYKVAAVQKSRFILLHYSVSKALWDWLILLATFYVAVTVPYNVSFSPHDDSIPASRSTIVSDILVEMLFIIDIILNFRTTYVSQSGQVVYESRCICIHYATTWFFVDLVAALPFDLLYAFNITVTSLVHLLKTVRLLRLLRLLQKLDRYSQYSAMVLTLLMSVFALLAHWMACIWYMIGRKEIETNETWEIGWLHELGKRLETPYINSTVGGPTVRSSYIAALYFTLSSLTSVGFGNVCANTDAEKIFSICTMLIGALMHAVVFGNVTAIIQRMYSRRSLYHTRMNDLKDFIRVHRLPQQLKQRMLEYFQTTWSVNNGIDANELLHDFPDELRADIAMHLNKDILQLPVFKGASRGCLRSLSLHIKTSFCVPGEYLIRQGDALHANYFVCSGSLEVLKDSMVLAILGKGDLIGSDLPGTDQVIKTNADVKALTYCDLQYISVRGLTEVLELYPEYASVFTTDIHNNITYNLREGSQDEGFSRFCKSPRLPHQSPKLPPIVETKSDDPDDAFHLSPATRSRRNLLLPNFTSPVRRTSLGNLLGDELRQFNALRRCRSPNLSRGFPGQSLSPQPPSKKEHSTSFSTPTTQASTSAKDELGDEQKPAKLLIPTVMCFPPPDLSPRVVDGIEDNGHTFHFTVEHSKPSSRTGGITPETTQTNATLLQETEEVKESIAQLNLKVGVLNQEVSELTKSLHNMMHLLQAHISVNHHHKTPCLSSPHSVHTVSSSPMAPSTSTAYCLYSSPQSLKAWGHQSAPVATQRSYSETVQSHSNQSTTPISDACLRLSLNSSSKLGLCHSTESMTLPVWTSPSPFHVGGSPDLVRHSSRDESRPLGAGPTSISQSHPTLCLQPSSDSDEFACLLSSAPAGTSTRSLLDPTPQTSSDVLGHNPTFQIHDSHSSLPATSSPPALPSQPSDSSLDSGSPQMDVSAPRLTLGDPSASEHTSLECLLGNRDSVESKDSESMSSRRSSIGGQTQSTEQSWCLDLTD from the exons ACAGTAATTTCTTGTTGGGTAATGCCCAGGGCCATTGCGGCTACCCCATCGTTTACTGCTCTGATGGCTTCTGTGAGCTGACTGGCTTCACTCGCACCGAGGTGATGCAGAAGAACTGCACCTGTCGCTTCCTTCACGGAGCTGACACCTGCGAACACGTGGCCCAGCAGATAGAGAAGGCTCTGGAGGGACGGGAAGAGTACCAGACTGAAGTccacttttacaaaaagaatG GTGTGGCCTTCTGGTGTCTGCTGGACATTGTGCCCATAAAAAACGAAAAGGGCGAAATGgttctcttcctcttctcatTCAAGGACATCACTGACAGCTATGGGAAGGGGCATCACAGCAGCAAGAGGGGTg AAGACAACAGGTacaggaggaagagcagctcTCACTTCCGCGAGGCCAGAAAACACGGACGCACCATGTTGTACCAGCTGACCAGCCGATTCTCCAGAGGAGGCAAAAGAGACGTCAACCTGAGCGGA ACGATGGTGGACAAGCCTTCAGTACCAGAGTACAAGGTGGCGGCGGTGCAGAAGTCGCGCTTCATCCTGCTCCACTACAGCGTATCCAAGGCGCTGTGGGATTGGCTCATCCTGCTGGCTACCTTCTACGTGGCCGTCACCGTACCCTACAACGTTAGCTTCTCCCCACACGACGACTCCATCCCTGCTTCCCGCTCCACCATTGTCAGTGACATCTTAGTGGAAATGCTGTTCATTATTG ACATTATCCTGAACTTTCGTACCACCTATGTGAGCCAGTCAGGTCAGGTGGTGTACGAGTCTCGCTGCATTTGCATTCATTATGCCACCACTTGGTTCTTTGTGGACCTGGTGGCCGCCTTGCCCTTTGACCTACTCTATGCCTTCAACATCACAGTG ACCTCTTTAGTCCACCTCCTGAAGACGGTCCGTCTTCTGCGTCTCCTTCGGCTTCTTCAGAAGCTTGACCGTTACTCTCAGTACAGCGCCATGGTGCTGACCTTACTGATGTCTGTTTTTGCCCTGCTGGCGCACTGGATGGCCTGCATCTGGTACATGATCGGTCGCAAGGAAATAGAAACCAATGAAACCTGGGAGATAG GATGGCTCCATGAGCTGGGCAAACGTCTGGAGACTCCGTACATCAACAGCACAGTGGGCGGCCCGACGGTCCGCAGCTCCTACATCGCTGCTCTCTACTTCACCCTCAGCAGCCTGACCAGTGTGGGCTTCGGGAACGTCTGCGCCAACACCGACGCCGAGAAGATATTCTCCATCTGCACCATGCTCATCGGTG CTCTGATGCACGCTGTCGTCTTCGGTAATGTGACGGCCATCATCCAGCGCATGTACTCACGCCGCTCCCTCTACCACACGCGTATGAACGACCTGAAGGACTTCATCCGTGTTCACCGTCTGCCCCAGCAGCTTAAGCAGCGGATGCTGGAGTACTTCCAGACCACATGGTCTGTCAACAACGGCATCGATGCCAACGAG CTCCTGCACGACTTCCCAGATGAGCTGCGGGCCGACATCGCCATGCATTTGAATAAGGACATCCTTCAGCTGCCGGTTTTTAAAGGGGCCAGCCGAGGCTGCCTGCGCTCACTCTCCCTTCACATTAAGACCTCTTTCTGTGTACCTGGGGAGTACCTGATACGTCAGGGCGACGCTCTGCATGCCAACTACTTTGTCTGCTCCGGTTCCCTGGAGGTACTGAAGGACAGCATGGTGTTGGCGATATTAG GCAAAGGGGATCTGATCGGGTCTGACTTGCCTGGAACTGATCAGGTGATAAAGACGAATGCGGATGTGAAGGCGCTCACCTACTGTGACCTTCAGTACATCAGTGTGCGCGGCCTGACAGAGGTGCTGGAGCTGTACCCAGAGTATGCCAGTGTGTTCACCACCGACATCCACAACAACATCACCTACAACCTGCGTGAAGGCAGCCAAGACGAG GGCTTCAGCAGATTCTGCAAGTCGCCCAGACTTCCCCAT CAGTCACCAAAGCTCCCTCCTATTGTGGAGACGAAGTCGGACGACCCTGATGACGCCTTCCACCTCTCTCCAGCCACGCGCTCTCGGCGCAACCTCTTGCTGCCCAATTTCACCAGCCCGGTTCGCCGCACCTCCCTGGGGAACCTGCTAGGAGACGAGCTGCGTCAGTTCAACGCCCTGCGACGTTGCCGTTCACCAAACCTCAGCCGAGGATTCCCTGGACAAAGCTTATCCCCTCAGCCACCTTCAAAAAAAGAGCACAGCACTTCCTTTTCCACCCCAACAACTCAGGCTTCAACTTCAGCCAAGGACGAGCTGGGAGACGAGCAAAAACCTGCAAAGTTGCTCATCCCGACAGTGATGTGTTTTCCACCACCGGATCTCAGTCCCAG GGTTGTAGATGGCATCGAAGACAACGGCCACACGTTCCATTTCACCGTGGAGCACAGCAAGCCCAGCTCCAGAACAGGTGGCATCACCCCAG AAACCACACAAACAAATGCCACTCTGCTGCAGGAGacggaggaggtgaaggagagcATAGCTCAGCTAAATCTTAAG GTGGGCGTATTAAACCAAGAAGTATCAGAACTCACCAAGAGCCTTCACAACATGATGCATCTCCTCCAGGCTCATATATCTGTAAACCACCACCACAAAACCCCCTGCCTTTCAAGTCCTCACTCTGTTCATACAGTGTCCAGCTCTCCCATGGCCCCCAGCACCTCCACAGCTTACTGCCTTTATTCCAGTCCGCAGAGTCTCAAAGCCTGGGGCCACCAAAGTGCACCAGTCGCTACCCAGCGGAGCTACAGCGAAACTGTTCAGTCCCATAGCAACCAGTCTACCACACCAATCTCTGATGCTTGTCTGCGACTTTCACTAAACTCTTCATCTAAGTTAGGTTTATGCCATAGCACTGAAAGCATGACTTTACCTGTATGGACCAGCCCATCTCCGTTTCATGTCGGTGGAAGTCCTGACTTGGTGCGTCATTCAAGTCGGGATGAGTCCCGACCTCTTGGTGCTGGTCCAACCTCCATCAGCCAGTCCCATCCCACGCTGTGTCTGCAGCCTTCCAGTGACAGTGATGAATTCGCCTGCCTTCTATCCAGCGCTCCTGCAGGTACATCCACACGCAGCCTGCTGGACCCAACGCCTCAAACCTCCAGTGATGTTCTGGGTCACAATCCGACCTTCCAGATCCACGACTCGCACTCCTCCCTCCCTGCCACCTCTTCACCACCTGCATTACCCAGCCAACCGTCCGACTCCTCTCTGGATTCGGGATCACCACAGATGGATGTTTCGGCGCCCCGTCTCACGCTGGGTGACCCCTCTGCTTCAGAGCACACCAGTTTGGAGTGTCTGCTGGGCAACAGGGACTCTGTGGAAAGTAAGGACAGCGAGAGCATGTCATCACGAAGGTCCAGCATTGGCGGTCAAACTCAGAGCACCGAGCAGTCATGGTGCCTGGATCTCACAGACTGA
- the LOC102231366 gene encoding potassium voltage-gated channel subfamily H member 4-like isoform X2 codes for MPVMKGLLAPQNTFLDAIATRFDGTHSNFLLGNAQGHCGYPIVYCSDGFCELTGFTRTEVMQKNCTCRFLHGADTCEHVAQQIEKALEGREEYQTEVHFYKKNGVAFWCLLDIVPIKNEKGEMVLFLFSFKDITDSYGKGHHSSKRGEDNRYRRKSSSHFREARKHGRTMLYQLTSRFSRGGKRDVNLSGTMVDKPSVPEYKVAAVQKSRFILLHYSVSKALWDWLILLATFYVAVTVPYNVSFSPHDDSIPASRSTIVSDILVEMLFIIDIILNFRTTYVSQSGQVVYESRCICIHYATTWFFVDLVAALPFDLLYAFNITVTSLVHLLKTVRLLRLLRLLQKLDRYSQYSAMVLTLLMSVFALLAHWMACIWYMIGRKEIETNETWEIGWLHELGKRLETPYINSTVGGPTVRSSYIAALYFTLSSLTSVGFGNVCANTDAEKIFSICTMLIGALMHAVVFGNVTAIIQRMYSRRSLYHTRMNDLKDFIRVHRLPQQLKQRMLEYFQTTWSVNNGIDANELLHDFPDELRADIAMHLNKDILQLPVFKGASRGCLRSLSLHIKTSFCVPGEYLIRQGDALHANYFVCSGSLEVLKDSMVLAILGKGDLIGSDLPGTDQVIKTNADVKALTYCDLQYISVRGLTEVLELYPEYASVFTTDIHNNITYNLREGSQDEGFSRFCKSPRLPHSPKLPPIVETKSDDPDDAFHLSPATRSRRNLLLPNFTSPVRRTSLGNLLGDELRQFNALRRCRSPNLSRGFPGQSLSPQPPSKKEHSTSFSTPTTQASTSAKDELGDEQKPAKLLIPTVMCFPPPDLSPRVVDGIEDNGHTFHFTVEHSKPSSRTGGITPETTQTNATLLQETEEVKESIAQLNLKVGVLNQEVSELTKSLHNMMHLLQAHISVNHHHKTPCLSSPHSVHTVSSSPMAPSTSTAYCLYSSPQSLKAWGHQSAPVATQRSYSETVQSHSNQSTTPISDACLRLSLNSSSKLGLCHSTESMTLPVWTSPSPFHVGGSPDLVRHSSRDESRPLGAGPTSISQSHPTLCLQPSSDSDEFACLLSSAPAGTSTRSLLDPTPQTSSDVLGHNPTFQIHDSHSSLPATSSPPALPSQPSDSSLDSGSPQMDVSAPRLTLGDPSASEHTSLECLLGNRDSVESKDSESMSSRRSSIGGQTQSTEQSWCLDLTD; via the exons ACAGTAATTTCTTGTTGGGTAATGCCCAGGGCCATTGCGGCTACCCCATCGTTTACTGCTCTGATGGCTTCTGTGAGCTGACTGGCTTCACTCGCACCGAGGTGATGCAGAAGAACTGCACCTGTCGCTTCCTTCACGGAGCTGACACCTGCGAACACGTGGCCCAGCAGATAGAGAAGGCTCTGGAGGGACGGGAAGAGTACCAGACTGAAGTccacttttacaaaaagaatG GTGTGGCCTTCTGGTGTCTGCTGGACATTGTGCCCATAAAAAACGAAAAGGGCGAAATGgttctcttcctcttctcatTCAAGGACATCACTGACAGCTATGGGAAGGGGCATCACAGCAGCAAGAGGGGTg AAGACAACAGGTacaggaggaagagcagctcTCACTTCCGCGAGGCCAGAAAACACGGACGCACCATGTTGTACCAGCTGACCAGCCGATTCTCCAGAGGAGGCAAAAGAGACGTCAACCTGAGCGGA ACGATGGTGGACAAGCCTTCAGTACCAGAGTACAAGGTGGCGGCGGTGCAGAAGTCGCGCTTCATCCTGCTCCACTACAGCGTATCCAAGGCGCTGTGGGATTGGCTCATCCTGCTGGCTACCTTCTACGTGGCCGTCACCGTACCCTACAACGTTAGCTTCTCCCCACACGACGACTCCATCCCTGCTTCCCGCTCCACCATTGTCAGTGACATCTTAGTGGAAATGCTGTTCATTATTG ACATTATCCTGAACTTTCGTACCACCTATGTGAGCCAGTCAGGTCAGGTGGTGTACGAGTCTCGCTGCATTTGCATTCATTATGCCACCACTTGGTTCTTTGTGGACCTGGTGGCCGCCTTGCCCTTTGACCTACTCTATGCCTTCAACATCACAGTG ACCTCTTTAGTCCACCTCCTGAAGACGGTCCGTCTTCTGCGTCTCCTTCGGCTTCTTCAGAAGCTTGACCGTTACTCTCAGTACAGCGCCATGGTGCTGACCTTACTGATGTCTGTTTTTGCCCTGCTGGCGCACTGGATGGCCTGCATCTGGTACATGATCGGTCGCAAGGAAATAGAAACCAATGAAACCTGGGAGATAG GATGGCTCCATGAGCTGGGCAAACGTCTGGAGACTCCGTACATCAACAGCACAGTGGGCGGCCCGACGGTCCGCAGCTCCTACATCGCTGCTCTCTACTTCACCCTCAGCAGCCTGACCAGTGTGGGCTTCGGGAACGTCTGCGCCAACACCGACGCCGAGAAGATATTCTCCATCTGCACCATGCTCATCGGTG CTCTGATGCACGCTGTCGTCTTCGGTAATGTGACGGCCATCATCCAGCGCATGTACTCACGCCGCTCCCTCTACCACACGCGTATGAACGACCTGAAGGACTTCATCCGTGTTCACCGTCTGCCCCAGCAGCTTAAGCAGCGGATGCTGGAGTACTTCCAGACCACATGGTCTGTCAACAACGGCATCGATGCCAACGAG CTCCTGCACGACTTCCCAGATGAGCTGCGGGCCGACATCGCCATGCATTTGAATAAGGACATCCTTCAGCTGCCGGTTTTTAAAGGGGCCAGCCGAGGCTGCCTGCGCTCACTCTCCCTTCACATTAAGACCTCTTTCTGTGTACCTGGGGAGTACCTGATACGTCAGGGCGACGCTCTGCATGCCAACTACTTTGTCTGCTCCGGTTCCCTGGAGGTACTGAAGGACAGCATGGTGTTGGCGATATTAG GCAAAGGGGATCTGATCGGGTCTGACTTGCCTGGAACTGATCAGGTGATAAAGACGAATGCGGATGTGAAGGCGCTCACCTACTGTGACCTTCAGTACATCAGTGTGCGCGGCCTGACAGAGGTGCTGGAGCTGTACCCAGAGTATGCCAGTGTGTTCACCACCGACATCCACAACAACATCACCTACAACCTGCGTGAAGGCAGCCAAGACGAG GGCTTCAGCAGATTCTGCAAGTCGCCCAGACTTCCCCAT TCACCAAAGCTCCCTCCTATTGTGGAGACGAAGTCGGACGACCCTGATGACGCCTTCCACCTCTCTCCAGCCACGCGCTCTCGGCGCAACCTCTTGCTGCCCAATTTCACCAGCCCGGTTCGCCGCACCTCCCTGGGGAACCTGCTAGGAGACGAGCTGCGTCAGTTCAACGCCCTGCGACGTTGCCGTTCACCAAACCTCAGCCGAGGATTCCCTGGACAAAGCTTATCCCCTCAGCCACCTTCAAAAAAAGAGCACAGCACTTCCTTTTCCACCCCAACAACTCAGGCTTCAACTTCAGCCAAGGACGAGCTGGGAGACGAGCAAAAACCTGCAAAGTTGCTCATCCCGACAGTGATGTGTTTTCCACCACCGGATCTCAGTCCCAG GGTTGTAGATGGCATCGAAGACAACGGCCACACGTTCCATTTCACCGTGGAGCACAGCAAGCCCAGCTCCAGAACAGGTGGCATCACCCCAG AAACCACACAAACAAATGCCACTCTGCTGCAGGAGacggaggaggtgaaggagagcATAGCTCAGCTAAATCTTAAG GTGGGCGTATTAAACCAAGAAGTATCAGAACTCACCAAGAGCCTTCACAACATGATGCATCTCCTCCAGGCTCATATATCTGTAAACCACCACCACAAAACCCCCTGCCTTTCAAGTCCTCACTCTGTTCATACAGTGTCCAGCTCTCCCATGGCCCCCAGCACCTCCACAGCTTACTGCCTTTATTCCAGTCCGCAGAGTCTCAAAGCCTGGGGCCACCAAAGTGCACCAGTCGCTACCCAGCGGAGCTACAGCGAAACTGTTCAGTCCCATAGCAACCAGTCTACCACACCAATCTCTGATGCTTGTCTGCGACTTTCACTAAACTCTTCATCTAAGTTAGGTTTATGCCATAGCACTGAAAGCATGACTTTACCTGTATGGACCAGCCCATCTCCGTTTCATGTCGGTGGAAGTCCTGACTTGGTGCGTCATTCAAGTCGGGATGAGTCCCGACCTCTTGGTGCTGGTCCAACCTCCATCAGCCAGTCCCATCCCACGCTGTGTCTGCAGCCTTCCAGTGACAGTGATGAATTCGCCTGCCTTCTATCCAGCGCTCCTGCAGGTACATCCACACGCAGCCTGCTGGACCCAACGCCTCAAACCTCCAGTGATGTTCTGGGTCACAATCCGACCTTCCAGATCCACGACTCGCACTCCTCCCTCCCTGCCACCTCTTCACCACCTGCATTACCCAGCCAACCGTCCGACTCCTCTCTGGATTCGGGATCACCACAGATGGATGTTTCGGCGCCCCGTCTCACGCTGGGTGACCCCTCTGCTTCAGAGCACACCAGTTTGGAGTGTCTGCTGGGCAACAGGGACTCTGTGGAAAGTAAGGACAGCGAGAGCATGTCATCACGAAGGTCCAGCATTGGCGGTCAAACTCAGAGCACCGAGCAGTCATGGTGCCTGGATCTCACAGACTGA